Genomic DNA from Geotrypetes seraphini chromosome 7, aGeoSer1.1, whole genome shotgun sequence:
aactcatccaatccctttttgaaacccaaaaccatactctgctcaactaccccctttggaagcgcattccaggtgtccaccaccctctgggtgaagaagaacttcctagcatttgttctgaacctatctcccttcaatattttagagtgccctctagtttttgttgcccccgccagtctgaagaatctgtctctctctaccttcactatacccttcatgatcttataagtttctatcatatcccctctaagtctccgcttttccagggaaaagagccccaacttctccagcctctcagcatacaaTAACACCCTACAGAAATACCCACGCTGAGGGGAACGGAGAACCCTCATCCTCTACCACAGCACTTCCATTTGGGACTGGACTGCTCAGCATATCTGACCAACTGCTTCTCACACAGGTGATCCTCAAAAGAAGCAAGAAAAAGGTGAGGGCCCCCCCCCTCTAAGCACTCCAgattcataagaattgccgctgctgggtcagaccagtggcccatcgtgcccagaagtccactcccgcggcggcccccaggtcaaggacctgagccctgagtctagccttacctgcgtacgttctggtctagcaggaacttgtctaactttgtcttgaatccctggagggtgttttcccctacgacagcgttccagttttccaccactctctgggtgaaaaagaacttccttacgtttgtacggaatctctcACCTTCACTACTGCGAAACCTCTCCACTTTTTAGTATGTCTGTGGGATGTATTTTTAGGCAAATATAAATCAAGACCTCGTTCCATAGAGCTAAAAGTCACAGAAGCAGCTCCTTTCTAATACACCACCAAGATCCTCATTTACTGGGTATCCCATATGTGCTCTTTAGAAAACAGAATAATTACTgtagatttaacagagaggagtTTTTCGTTTTTTAAAATCTGGCCTGATAACAGGAGAGTATTCctgaccttcccccccccccccaaaaaaaaaaaaaaaagaagtaaacatATGCCATATGCTGCAGGCTATCCACATGCAATCAGTGAACCTTAATCATCCTCACAAGCCCAAAGGCTCATCAGCTTCAGTCTTCCAATCTAGGGAGCAGGTGGTGGCACAGCAAGAGATATCCTAAAGAATGACAATAGAATATCATCCTCAGCTAAAAATACGAGAGGAAAATCATGTAAAACATCGTATGTACTGCTTTTTCCTTTTAGTTTGATCtgctggcttaaaaaaaaaaaatcctaacaggTGACTCGGTGCTGGAATTCCTCGCTGTGCTAAAAGCTGGAAATGGATTTCAAGCACAGGAACTGCTCATCTGATCTCTGTAAATCAAAGCTGAGAGTCCATTTCCAATGTAAACTGATGAATTCACGTAGCACTGACCAGTTAGTACAATAAAGACAAATCTTGTTCTAGATGTGATGGACTTCTTTATATACTTTCTTTTTCTAACCATTGTACTCAGACTCTAAGTTCTTAACTTCTTACACAATGTGCATACTGAGCTCCTAAATCTTAACaaccacacacatatatacaatataaggcatatatatatatatacaggtcCTCGTCGACTTATGATGGTTTGATTTTATGACGTCTCCCCCATCTCCTATCCCAGCCCATACTAACTATTTTTTAcccctcaccgctggaccaccagggaaaaggtacgtgggggagaGGTAAAAAATACTGTAGGTAGTATAGGCCAACTTACGTCCAGATCGACTTGTGACCTGTTGGTCGGAACCAATTGCGGTCGTAAGTTGACGAGGACCTGTATAAGGAAAGCAACCAATTCTCATCACTCAGAGCAAACATCTTTAACTGACATCCACCCACCTGGGTACCTCTGCAAAATATTGATTCACTTCCTGGGGAAAAAGTTTCCTTTCTGGATCAATAAGTTTTTGAAAGATATGCTTGGCTCTTACTAACAATCTATctgttagatcagtgttcttcaacctttttacacctatggaccggcggaaataaaataattattttgtggaccggcaaactactaagactgaaataaaaaccaCTACACTCTGCGTCCTTGTCCCTTTGTACCCCTGTGATCAGTATTGCCCTTCTATGACCCCATCTCTTCTTCATCCAGCATTCCCCTCTGTGTCTGTCCCTATACTCCATGCACAGCATCTCTTCTCTGGGCATCATCTCTCTATTCTTTTCTGCCTGGAGCTCAGGCCCCCCACCTTATGGCTTGTATGCCTTCCTTGCTCTCCCCCTGTtgttagcatctctccctccttgagTCCACTGTTCCCCATCCACCAATTcactctctctgcctccttctccactgccctctccacagtccagcagcacttccttcttctccctccaggtccagtagaagccctccctttcttttcctctgtccagcagcagctcccCCTTCACTATTCTCCATTTCCAGTCCAGTGTGGCAACTCCCCTGACCAGCAGAAGCAGTTCCCCCTTCTCCTTTCACCCCTAACATCAGCAGCTCCCCCTTCATCATCCTCCATTTCCAGTCCAGTGTGACAAGACCAACTCCAAAACATGCCCAAGAGCATCCATACAAGCAAGCATTGCTGCCAGGCACTTCTCTATCCCACCAGTACCTTCCTTTACCCGGACTAGCAGCAACTGAGTGTTttaacttgcctgcagcagcatcAGTAGCATCAGCACAACgattaggcagccttgggtcctttgatgggtcgcgcccgcctctgaggaaagaggaagttgcatcatcagaggcagacCACGACTCAGCTGCCTAATTGAATCTCTGCGCTTACGCTACTGATACTGCTGCAGGCAGGTTAGAACACAGagctgaggggaggggaggaagccactgtctgGAGGCTGGGAAGAGAGCCACTGCTATTCCAGCACGGGGAAGAAAGCAAAACATCGGCTGcttcacaggagggagggagacacgtGGGTACCCAGCTCATCGGGCCAcgaaccggcaggaaatttctgtgaactggcactggtccgtggaccggcggttgaagaacagtgtgttAGAttagatgctaggctgtatagagagaggtgtgatcaatagaaaaaaagaaggtattgatgcccctgtacaggttgatggtgagaccccacttgggagtattgtgttcaattttggagaacgtatctggcaaagaacataagaagacttgaagcagtccagagataggcgatgaaaatggtaggaggtttgcgccaaaagatgtatgaggagagactggaagcactgaatatatataccctagagcatGGTCGCGCAAACTTTTCCAACTGGTGGCACACTAAAACCAGTGCCCCGATTGAAAGGCACCCAGaagtcgacgtgatgacatcatcgtTTTTTGCCCTGCATAACGTAAGAGCCCTTACGGTTGTTCAGCTATTTACTGTTTTTATCCATCAGGTTTTCTTGCATTGATACACCAcagattaggacccctgaggaaggagtgttttttcgaaacacggaccatgtcgggtccgtcCTTATctgtccttttggatacaaactgttttatgattttattCTTATGTTTGTCCAATAAAGACTTTGGTGTCCTGTACACCAtcatttttgttctttatcacgtgcatgcgtgacatcattgcgtcaacatctgtgcatgcgcggaggccTGTCTGTTACAGGGATCCAGAaggtgcagggagaagaggagagacaccGGCCAGGAAGAGAGTCAGctgcgccggctgacttcctacaggatgtgcctctcaccgcgagaggcatgtcctgtaggcaggcagccgggGTGGACGACTcccctcctcgccagtgtgtagtggcacaccagaaatctcaggaggcaccctggtgtgctgcggcacagtttgcgatacactgccctagaggaaaggagggacaggggagatatgattcagacgttcaaatacttgatacgtattaacatagaacaaaatctttttccagagaaaggaaaatggtaaaaccagagggcataatttgaggttgaggggtggtagactcgagagtaatgttaggaaattcttctttacagagagggtggttgatgcatggaatgcgctcctgagagagttGGTGATAgagttcaaactagagaatggcatggggacacatttttctccgtccccgcaggaactcattttctcatccctgcgagttcttttcctgtccctgtcccattcttacaagctccgtcctcatctgcacaagcctcaaacaatttaaaatcacaagtgttcgaggcttgtgcagagcttacaggaatggggcaggggcagggacaaaactcgtggggacggaacggggaaattgagttcctgtggggaacggggaaaaattcgTCCCtgagtcattctctagttcaaacaagaatgggatgaacagagaggatctttaatcagaaaataatggccaataaggccaatactgggcagacttgcacagtctgtatcttgtatatggacattcagttgaggtcaggctggggagggcttcgatggctgggattgtttagatgggctggagtgagctttgacggcaactccagtagacagaacctaagcacactaccaggcagggctctgggtttctggcccagaaatatctaagaaaaaggcccatttaaattaaatgattaatttatacaGCGTGTATGATTGGGCAGACAGAatggaccatttgagtctttatctgccatcatttgctatgttaaCTCTCAGATTTATTAAATAATTCCTAAAGGATCAAGCCCTAGCCATCAGAAAACTCCAGCTGAATCTTAAAATTCACTACAAGGTCATTTGAGCTTTTGGAACCTAAAACAAAAGGAATGAGCATGACATACTCAAAATTTTTCTCTTATATGATccaagataattaaaaaaaattgtctatGTGTATTTGTGCATTTGTTATGttcaaaatatgaaaaaaggTTAACAcattgggatccttttatcaagctgcggaaggggtttaacgcacgtaataccgtgcgttaaaccacctgccgcactagccgcttacgcctgcattgagcaggcgttagttttttggccggccgcgggggttagtatGTGATGAAATGTGCGACGTGCtaatcccgctagcgcggcttgataaaaggaccccattgacATAAGGTAAAGAAATTTGCTAATATAAACATCCAAGAGATATTTTGTGCTATAGCAGCCAGTGGGACTTGAGTGCATAACTAAACCCACTGGGTACCTGTCATTAAAGAGTTGCTCTAAAGACTGAGCCTCCAGAGAGCTAGCTAGTTTCCACTGCAGACGATTCAGCCCAGCTGAGTTCATTGTCAATGGTAAATCATCGCCACCTTTTTGAAAGCCAGAAACTGACGAGATGGAGCCTTTTTACCTCTGGAGTGAATCTGTgtatgttaaatgttaagtgtaGGAAAGAAACTGTAGTTCTAAGAAGAGAAGAGACGATTCCACTCAGAAAGGAGTTTAACAGTACTTGCAGAATAGACAAACAACAATGGCATATCATTTGGTTACATACATTTAAACTCCTTAGATCCTCTGCTATAACGCAATCCTGCTATTTCTTATTACATAGGGCATTCTGGACACCATACAAGCTCTCTAAATTGTCCTCGGAAGGAAATAACAGATGTTGGTCCTGTAAATTGGACATTGGGACTCTTGACCACACAATATATTACTGTCCCATCATATTCAAATATTGGTCCCAAATTTGGGACATCATTTCCCAAATTTTACCAATTAAGAAACTATATCTTTAGCGAAAATACTTTTTGGTGAGTTTGCTCTAAACTCTACTCTGTCTAAACATCATatcgctctcttccaatctctaaTTATTATAACTATCAAAACCATATTAAATGATTGGAAACATCCTGACGAACTTTCATTTGTTGCATTATTTTACAATATGAAGGCATAACTGCCAAAAGGATGCATAGATTCcacaaatttatgcttatatgggACCCGATCATTAGTCACTGTAAATCACATCTGACTTCTCCCTTAGCTCAATTATTTCCCTCTGATCAGACTCACTCATAATGGTATAGTTTGTACCTTTGCTTTGGATTAATGCCATGAAACTGCCCAATGATAGATCGATGTCGCCCTTGCTAGGTTTTCTCTATAATATACCACTGTGACATTCCTAATTATTCCTGGTGATGCCAGTTTATATTGCCACACTATCATACTTATAGTGCATAAAGTGTTAATCATATTACCAAATGCTCATGTATCGATATTATACCTGTGTACGTATTATACCTGTATAACTTGTCATACCTATGTTAAAGTTGTTGTATAACTTTTCTTATTGTTTTataatctaaaataataaaaatattgaaccaaaaaaaaacagtACTTGCAGAATTATTGTATAAGCATTTCATGAATTAGTGTTGCCTATGCCTTAAAGAACATTCTTCTTCCAACGGACACCAAACCAGATTCGACACAAAAAGTCTTAAGACGACGACTTTTTATAAATCCAGGAATGAAAAGCACAGGGGATTGTTTGAACTATGATTTATTAGATGGGAAATCCCGGAAAATACTTCCTACAAACTTCAGTCGGGAGTCTTTAGCAAGAATTTTGTCGAATACTAAAACCTTATTTAAAACAGTCCTGCTAAGTTGCTTATGGTGGTATCTGTCAAAGGAGAAAGAGATCTACATCTTATCGTGAACAGGAGCTATATTTCAAACTCTAAAGCCCCTCCACTAATTTCCCGCCTAGGAAGACTTTGGCGCATCCCGCAGTTCTGAACTACGCGCCTCTGGACAAGCGCTAGTGACAACAAAACAGATCGTAGAACCGGTAAAGGGATTTGCTTGGGGTTcccccacaacaacaaaaaatgatAATAAACTGTGCCAAAGAGGGTTTCCCCTAGGGAAGAGCCGTGCCACGTGCCATCGCCCTGGGGACGGGGAGCCGAGGCTATAAGAGCCCGGGCAGCCGCGAGAGAgcggcagcaacagcagcagacaaCGCACCATGCTGAGACCCCGCGACCTGTGTCAGAGCTCGGGCACCCGCACCTTCCTGGACGCCATGCACGCGGGCAAGCTGCACCTGGCGCGCTTCGTGCTGGACGCGCTCGACAGCCGCATTGTGAACTCGCGCGCGGAGCACGGCCGCACCCTGCTCATGCACGCCGTCTGCCTGCCTGACCCCGCGCTCGGCCTCCGCTTCGTGcgcctgctgctggacaagggcgCGCACGTGAACGAGGAGGACGAGCGGGGCCGCACGGCGCTCAGCCTCGCCTGCGAGCTGGGCCACCTGGACACCGTCAAGCTACTGGTGCAGTTCAACGCCGACCCCGAGATCCCCGACCGCGACGGCAACGGGCCGCTCATCTACGCCGCCTCGGCCGGCCACAGCGCAGTGCTGGAGTTCCTGCTGCGCGCCTTCAAGCGCCTCGGGCTACGGCCCGAACGCACCAACCACGCCGGCCAATCCGCGCTGCAGGTGGCCACCGTGCGCGGGCACGGCGACTGCGTGCGGGCGCTCAGCATGCAGGGGGGCGCGGCGGCGCGCAGGGCCCAGAGCGGAGCCGACGCGGCCCCGGACCCGCCGGTCCCCGGCCGCAGCCCCAAGCCGCTTCCGCGCCAGGTGCTCGAGCGCTTCGGCCGCCACCTGCAGCCTCTTCGTAAGGGCAACGAGCGCGGCCTGTCGCTGTTCCCGGCCCGGGAGCTCTCCAGGTCCTTCGAGCTCCTGCCGCGGCCCCGCCAGAGCTTCGAGGGAGTGATAGCCGgctcgagccgcctcctgcgcagCTTGACGGTGCCCGAAATCCAGCAGCCGCGGAACCAGCGCGTGCTGTCCCGGAGCCGGGGGCAGCCCCTCCTCATCTAGAGCAAGAAGAGACGTTTGCCCGGTaccaacaggaaaaaaaaagcctgaaGGTCCTCCGCTGAGCAGGACTGTGGGACGGGGGTCCCCTGGGCGGCTTGGAAAGGGAAATGGGCTGGTGTGAAGCGAAACATTTAACGGAAGACGAACACTGCAGCCGTGCACGTCGTAAACAAACTTTCGGGACTTTGGAATGGACGGCGCTTGTGGGCCATAAAATCCAGAGTAACCACGAGGCAATCGAGAAAGCTTGGCTTTAAAACGGTGTCATGTAAGTGCAACCATTTATGAACGATGTCTGATAAGCAGCCCAGCTAACTTGTGTCTTTAAAAAAACTGAATAGCTAAAAACTACTGGGATATAACTTTGCTGCTGAACAGAGCCGGACATATCAATCTGACAATATTTTTCTGGGCTTAACTATTTGTATAGTTTTAACAGGATAGAGGATAAATAGTGCCACTATTTAGCTAAAGGGTAAACCTTAACCGAAAAGGTGGGAGGGGGAATAAAACTTGTATTTAATGTTAACATACcatcccatgtttttttttttttgtaataaaacAATTATGTATATAATCTATTCACATTCTTAGAAAAGGCTTTTAGTAATTGTCAGACATATCATTTAGGTGGTGCTATAAGAGCCAACTGTTAGTCTTTGTTTAAATATATTAGATACCCTTTCAAAGCACCGTTTTCTCCCAGAATAAAATAATTCACTAGTTCCTAGAAGAAGCCAAAAGTAGAGTTTATATTGACAgtcttcagctaaataagttcAAAGACACTGATCAACGTTTAAACTTGTCACACCTCCTAGAACCTGTGATTTTAAAGGGACAACTTTTGGCTAggaattttaaaaattaacattAACCCTGTTAACTCTTGATGGTAACTGGATAAATGCTTCTGAAGGCGGAtgcttttgtttatattttaagGAAGATAAATGTCCagtaaaagttttattttatatttttgtctatTAAAACTGTTCTTCCTGTGAAAGACCCTGTTCCTTCTGTTCTGTTTTGCTTGCCTTTCCTGTATCATGTACACATCTTGTACAATGTACATCAACATTTCTAGACTCATAAGTCAGAAGACTTTTTTATTCCAGGGGCAGCTCTGGTTATAGGAGAGAGCACGTCTAGCAATGCCTATGAAAACAGGTTCTTTTGACAGAACTGCCAAGAAAATAGATCCATTTGTGACTGTcttgggaaaaggtgactaaagatTGTAGAAGAATTCCTGGAATTTATAGGTGTGACAGGTGTCACAGATGATATAAAAACTGAGTTGTTGGACTAGGCTTTGTGAATGAATCAAAACTAAGTAAATATATATTAAAGTTTAGGGAATTAAAATGAGATCTATTGAAATCCTGAGACCTTGTAATTAAAGATTGAATGTGTAAATTGCTGTATCCGCATTTTATCTGTGCTAAGAAAGTTCACAAGGTTAATTTTATGACTTTTAAGACAAGGGAATATTTATGAGCCATTGTCCATATACAAGAGGACGTATGAATTCAGAGATAACAAGTTTCCCAGTGAAGAGCAGGAAATCTGTTCTtgtacaacaggggtgtcaaagtccctccttgagggccgcaatccagtcgggatttcaggatttctccaatgaatatgcatgagatctattagcatacaatgaaagcagtgcatgcaaatagatctcatgcatattcattggggaaatcctgaaaacccaactggatttcggccctcgaggagggacttttgacacccctgttatacAGAGAACCAAAAAGGATGCCTGCATTTCTAATGGATGTTAGCATTTTTATAGATTAAGATGCAGGCTGGTATAGACATGTTTGATTTCTGAACAGGTCACATAGGTCAACAGTTATTTAGAAGTCATATGGAGAAAAAGAGTAACACTGACATCTATTGGACTTGATGAGCAAGTGTATGGTCTGTCTTTTAcgttgtgattttatttttggtcCAGGATATAGAATTAACTGAATAATTAtattgaaaatatatatttttgtaaatgaactaggCTCCAGAGGATGTACAAGTCTGTATGTCATGCTATTGTATGTTAATACTGGAAATGATGTCGGGGGGAAAAGGATAAAACGTATAGCCTTTTCAGAACTGCCTTTGAAGGGATTTGAACAGGAGAATGGAACGCGTCTTCCTATCCCTTCCTTGAACACAAAATTACTCTTAATTTGATATTTACTTTGCAtttattaaataaacttgaatattCTGTTTATTGAAGTATTCTGTGTTTTGTGTCCAATTTTAACAAGCCCTCAGGACAGGAAGCTCTTCTCTTACTGCCTAAGAGAGGAATTTTCATCCTGTGAAACTTCTCCTGAACCTGTATCCAGGTAAATAGCAGCCACCTTGGATATTGGTGACCGCCTCCGTAGAGAGAGGAGTTTGTCTTCTTCTGGAGTTGTCTCCTTTTGGAAGCTGAATTTACTAGCCACCTTGTGTGCAGTAATTCATTCCAGAAATTAGGAGATTTCGGGAGCTGAAGGGTCTGAATTGACAAGCCCTTGTACATCAGTAGTGCTCCTGGATTTGTGTGAAGGGGCTCATGTTGGGAGAGATCAACGTGGATTTGCTTGACTGCCATGAGTCCAGACATACCAGCGCTGAGGACTTCTGACGTGGTAAGTAGAAGGtggttcttttatatttttaccaGTAATTGTGTTGTGTTATAATATGTCTAGCCCACTTGATCAAGTTATTGTTAAGTTTCCTTTGTTAGAACATGGTATTCGAGATTATAATAAGAAATGGCATAAGTGGTCCACCAAAGATCCATTTCTTGGCTGGTTTAAAATGGGTTCCCTTGATGACAGTatacttttaaatttattaaatacTATAGAAAAGGTCGTAGTGGAAGGACGCTCAGAGTTCTCCTCTTGCCAGAAAAGTTTTTTCTTCATACTACATCTCTTTGAGCGAATCTGTTTTGCCTAAGAGACGAGGCAGGGTGACTGCTTCAGCCCGACAACCGGAATCTGCCTCACCGAGGCAAGGACTACTCACGAGTTTCTTCTCATCCTTGCCTTGGGGTGATTCTGCTGAGCCAAACGTGAAGGAAGTGTCGGCACTAGGAAGCGATATCTCGCTTAGTCCCGCGGGACCTGCACCTCCCTTGCAGCCACAAGAGAGGGGAACTTCGGCAGCAATGCTGGCAGTGAATTCCCCGCTGCCCCCGGAGCTATCGGGCTCGCCAGCTTCACCAGAACTCATGGCTGGAAGATCTTTAGAAAACGGAGTTCCAGCGGAGAGAGGGGTATTACCAACATTACAGCCCCTTGTTAGACCCGCTGAGGTTACTTTGGACACTATTTGGACTGCATTAGATTCCCTTTACAAGGTATGTCTGGGAATCTTTCCTCTTGTCCAGGCTCAATCTTTGCGGTTAGAGAAATGTGAAGAGGATTTGAAGTCCCAGAGAGAAAAAGTTAATTCCTTAGAATAGTCGGTGCAGGGAATAAAATCTACTATTGGAATTATTTTGTAGGACAAACTTTGGATGTCGAGAAAAATATAAAATCTAAAAAATTGAATTTAAGATTGTTAAACTTCCCTAAGACACTGACACCTAAAGACACTTTTTATAAGTTTCTGAAAGTTTTCAAATATCCCGATAATGGACTACCTCCTCtacataaaatttattttttgccaGTTTCTCAAAAAAAGCCTTCCTTTTCTGATCCTGAGGTTATTCCTCAGACAACGACAGCAGGTCCATTGGATATATCAAATATATTGAAGAATTCTCAAGTGGAAGTCATTGTGTTCAATTCTTCCTGTAACATTTGTATTTCATCAAGATAAAGAAGCACTTATTTAGGCTGAAGGAAGTTTATTTTCTGAATAGTAAAATTTCGATGTTTGCAGATGTATCAAGAATTACACAGATAAGAAGAAAAAGATTCCTGGAAATGAAAGATAGCGTGAATGCATTGTGAGCAAAATTTCACTTatgatatccttgtaaatgtatgatcTTTTTGGGTCAGAATGCCTATTTATTTTATGAGCCCTCCCAGTTACAATTCTTTTTAGAATTGTAACTGGGAAAGGAGTTACAACGCAGATTTCCAAGAGTGCGCTTTAGTATGCATGTCCATATTACAAATGGGGATGTATCACTAAACTCAtccctcaatatttgcgggggattagggggcagagttggcacgcgaatattgaaaattcacgaataacttttgggccggctctgaccacccccacctccctccgtAAGTTGATTAATACCCAAGGCTGCAGCCAAGTGCACCgaaccttacctgatggtctagtgacCATTTttgatgagtgatctgcacagggcaggagcgtaggaagattgctcctgccccgaaaaactgctagaccaccaggtaagttttggggagttgggggtgatttccggttttaggaaatcacAAATAATCAAAATCACGAGTCCTAAAGCCGCAaatcgggagggggaagtgtacttttcCTAATAACTTTTTGCTTATAGTATCATT
This window encodes:
- the ANKRD63 gene encoding ankyrin repeat domain-containing protein 63, whose amino-acid sequence is MLRPRDLCQSSGTRTFLDAMHAGKLHLARFVLDALDSRIVNSRAEHGRTLLMHAVCLPDPALGLRFVRLLLDKGAHVNEEDERGRTALSLACELGHLDTVKLLVQFNADPEIPDRDGNGPLIYAASAGHSAVLEFLLRAFKRLGLRPERTNHAGQSALQVATVRGHGDCVRALSMQGGAAARRAQSGADAAPDPPVPGRSPKPLPRQVLERFGRHLQPLRKGNERGLSLFPARELSRSFELLPRPRQSFEGVIAGSSRLLRSLTVPEIQQPRNQRVLSRSRGQPLLI